The sequence CGCCGACGTGCCCCAGGTCGTCGCGGGGATCGCGCGCGAGCGCGAGGTGCGGCGCCTCGTCGCCTGGGACGCGCGCGAGCTCGGTGGCGACCTCCTGCCGGCGCTCGAGGCGCGCGGCCTCGATCCCGTCGCGATGCCGCCGGGCGAAGTCTCCGCGGAGGAGCGGGCACGGCTTCGCCGGGTCGTCGCCGACGCCGAGCTCGGGCTCACCGGGGCGGACCTCGCGATCGCCGAGACGGGCACCCTCGTCCTGCGCTCCGGCGCGGGCCGCCCGCGCTCCACGTCGCTGCTCCCGCCCTGCCACATCGCGGTGTTCGACCGGGCGGCGCTCGTCGAGTCGCTCGGCCAGGCCGGCGTCGTCCTCGAGCTCTGGCACCGGGAGGAGCCGCCGGGCACGGGCGGGGCCGTCAACTTCATCACGGGCCCGAGCCGGACGGCCGACATCGAGCTGACGCTCACGCGCGGCGTGCACGGGCCAAAGGAAGTCCACGCAATCTTCGTCGAGGCGCCGCTCCATGGCTGACCGCTACTTCTCGCCCGCAGAAGTCGAGAAGCTGATCCCC is a genomic window of Candidatus Methylomirabilota bacterium containing:
- a CDS encoding lactate utilization protein, with translation MTTRAEFFSRISAEMAKTRGLFPARTAPRPADPRAVAGTIRRELAERWPAALERFRREFERVGGVFYRVAAFADVPQVVAGIAREREVRRLVAWDARELGGDLLPALEARGLDPVAMPPGEVSAEERARLRRVVADAELGLTGADLAIAETGTLVLRSGAGRPRSTSLLPPCHIAVFDRAALVESLGQAGVVLELWHREEPPGTGGAVNFITGPSRTADIELTLTRGVHGPKEVHAIFVEAPLHG